The DNA window TGGCGAGCGAatgctgcttatggattgttaattgcttaCGTGTCGGTGGCGGTTACCCCAAAAGGCAGGTGCCTAAAGGACACAacatataggtaattatataCGTAACGTAAACGGTTGACAGAAGAAATAAAGGCGATCACACGAAAGTAAACACGTTACGTTCATAATTTAACTGTTGCCTTATCTGTACGGTGCTTGTTTGTAACAAGCACcgtatttacaataaaataaaaatgtatgtaactTACCTTTTTCGTTTTCCACAGAAAATAGAAGACGTAAAATGGTTCCTGAAAATAAGACGCGAAAAATCGCTAAGCCGAGGCGAATTATTCTGTATATTCAACATATATCACGCACAAGAGGCTGTGGCTTCATTCAATGTTCTACACGGGGCCAAAGATTTCTCAACCTTTCTAACAACAGCTTGCTGGATGCGACGGAACATTAATGAGTTGGTCTTTGTGTACAGTTTTTCATTAGCAGTCCGGCACAGGAAAGACTGCGTTGGCCTCGTTCTACCTCCGATTTATGAGATTTATCCATTCACGTTCGTCGCAGCTGCAACTCAGGAAAGTATTTCAAGATATTTCATGACATCTAACAACGCAGAGACAGTTGTATTCAAAGCTACACTACCAGTCAATGATGGATCCGAAAACGTAAATCTAAAGTACTTTACCGAGGACATTGGATTAAATacgttttattataattttcatttgGATTATCCATTTTGGATGACCGATGAAGTGTACGGTCTAAATATAGACAGAAGAGGAGAACTGTACATTCATTTACATAGACAGTTGCTGGCTCGATACAATCTGGAACGACAATCAAACCAACTTTGCTCAGTTCCTTCATTCAATCCGACGCAAGTTGTGGAAAGGGTTTTTGATTCTCCGCTGATGTTTCATAACGGTTTCACGATGCCATCAAGATTCATGGATTTAGATatgttgaaatataaatatgaactTGTGAAAGACCTAGAGTTCTTGGAATATCAAATCAGAGAAACTGTTTTCAGGGAACACtttgtaaatgtaagtaatcttatgtatgtacctacttaatattttagatCATTTGAATGACAACCAGGCCGAGGTTTTAGCTCTGTGTCGGTGGCAGATATAGTGCTCAATTTGTATGAATAGTACCCAAAAGCTCTATCTGCTCCATAAAATTTGcatagtataatataattccGACGGATGTCCAACTCGATACGTGCATAAAAAATAGGACTTTATAATACCATCCGGGACATCTGCATGTTGAAGCACCGCTTCAGCTAccacatttataaatatttaacataTCAATTGTTCTACTTTTTCTTGGcttttaaattaggtataaaCCTTTTAATTTTCCTCTTATGTTTCTAGTGCGACGGAAATAAAATCGATTTTCAACAGAAAGAGGCAATAGAAGCTTTAGGCAGACGAATTTATGGAAATTTGAGACAATCTAATGATAAATTGGAGCATGATTTAGAATACACTACCCGAGCGTTGCTGAGTTTTTCAATGAAAATTTCACAAAGGTacatttttgtgtttatttaacaTGTAATcgtaatataatatcaaatattCTGCGTAGTATATAAACATTAACTACCATCATACAATCTTTAATAGGCTTTTTCGTTTCAGATCAGAAATCCCTACTGCAGGCATACAATATTACGAGGCCACTTTACGAGATCCTATATTCTGGGAATTGCAAACATACCTAATGGTATTACTGGAGAAAGTGATTCAGAAAAAGCCAATTTACCGACGAGAACATCTGTACAATTACGGAGTTGATATAACAAATGTATCTGTTACGCCGCTGCTGACTTATTTTGATGAGAATGTATTCGATATATCTCATATTTACAAGGTACCGAATCGACCCACTGGGACGGAATCGGAAAATGTTAACATTTTCTACAAGAAGAAACAACTTAATAGTGTCCCATTCAATATCAGTATCACCATACATTCTGCTAAATCGGAACAGTCAGTTCTAAGAATCTTTTTAGGTCCCTCATCAGATTGTGAAAGTAACATGATAGGCTTCGACGAAAACTTTCGAAACTATATTGAAATAGATTCAGTCATGTTTAACCTTAAACCAGGAAATAATACGATTGAAAGACAGTCTGAAAATTTCAGCACGTTATTTAGatcacaaaatatttcaaaactaGGACTAAACGAAGCAATATCATATAAATTCAATGGCAATCAATATCAAAACAGTTTTACAGGATTTCCGGCTAATTTAATTCTACCGAAGGGTTTAAAATTTGGCTTGCGACTTCAATTGTTTGTCATGGTGTCGCCTCTCTATCAAAAGTTCACGGTAGAGAACAGTGTGGACCAGTTTAAGAGAAAACGCGTTTGTCGCTATACCTTATGTTTAGACGATAGGTCCTTAGGGTTTCCCTTTGATAGATACTGGGACAATGTCAGTGGAAATCTGTATCCGAATATGAAGTTAACTAATGTATTTGTATTTCATAAGAACAATATTTAATAGATGTTTTTAGGATACCATCGTAAGTAGAGTAGatagttaggtataattttattttattttacgcGACAGTAAATTATTGGTAGGCAAGTTACAATTTCAAGAGTATTGTGttcaagttaaataaatatttgttacaGACTTTCCAAGTacttataatttcaattggtttttaatttcagtaggtacctatagttcctgcggcttgaaaacatctgacagtcaggttgcccacttaccgtcaactctctcagcacaagcttgcttgtgttggggtccaccaacccgcactaagccagcgtggtggcagtggggacgtgatgggtcatgatgatgatgatagttcctattaattttaattttcattcgAGTAGGTAGAGTAGTGAAGAGTATTCAATACAAATTTATTCACAGAGTTAGTAAAGAAATCTAATTAGGTTATTGTTTAAGTGGTTAAGagatacttataaaataagataGAATGCAAAAAACAGTCGGAAAGAAATTGATAAAAAGTAAACAATTACTTTGTAACTTTCTCTGCAAACACTTTTGATAGCCATatcacataataaaaaaatgttattataaacttGCAACAAACTTACCCTTGGCGACCGAATTATCTCGCGAAACTAAAAGTGCATCGACCAAGCGTCACAGATATGCAGTGAGATGGTATAAAAAGGGTAGTGCAGGGATGGTGAGGCACAGTTGATCTCCAGTCGGCTGCAGGATGAGAGCTGCTTGCTTCGTTCTGTTCGCCCTCGCGGCTGCAGCCTCGGCCAGCCCCGCCTTCGACAGCAATGACTACGAGACCAAGCTGAGTAAGTTACCTTTTTTAAAGTTCCTTTATTATATCTGAAACATTTTTGGAAAAGATGCTATTGATAAATGCAAAACTGATATTCAATAAGGTAAAAAAACTTAACGCCTGTGTTTTGGTTTACAGCAACAACAATGGACATAAAGACCAAGCAAATCTGGCTTCTGAAGCTCCTGAACCACATCCTACAGCCGGTCATGTACAAGGAAGTAGAAGAAATCGGCAAGAACTTCAAAATCGAGGACCATGTTGACTTCTACTCGGTAAAGATACTATACTCgcataattaatttatgaatcTGATATGCCTATTACATcccaaacattaatttaattatctcTTTACCCTTTCAGAAATCCGATGTTGTGAAGCGGTTTGTCAACTGCATGAAGATCGGCATGCTTCCTCGTGGCGAGATCTTCACTCTCCACGTCGACCGCCAGATGAAGGAGGTCATCAGCGCCTTCCACCTGCTCTACTACGCCAAGGACTTCACCACCTTCCTCAAGACTGCCTGCTGGATGCGTCTCTACCTGAACGAGGGCATGTTTGTCTACGCGCTCACTGTGGCCTGCCGCCACCGCGAGGACTGCCGCGGCATCATCCTGCCTCCTCCCTACGAAATCTACCCGTACTACTTCGTCCGTGCTGATGTCATCCAGAAGGCCTACAAGCTGAAGATGAAGAGAGGACTCCTTGACCCCAAGCTCTGCGAGTTCTACGGCATCAAGAAGACCGACAAGGACGTCTATGTGATCGATGAAAACGTTTATGACAAGCGCGTGTACCTCAACCGCGACGACAAACTCAGGTACTTCACTGAAGACATCGACCTGAAcacctactactactacttccACGTTGACTATCCGTTCTGGATGAGGGATGACATCTTCAGAAACGACTTCACTAAGACCAGGCGCGGAGAAATCTGCCTATACATGATGCAGCAACTGCTTGCCCGACACTACTTGGAGCGCCTTTCGAACGGCCTCGGCGAGATCACAACTCTTTCCTGGAACAAACCCATCAAGAAGGGATTCGTGCCCTGGATGGCGCTGCACAACGGCGTCCAGCTCCCCATGAGGTGGAACAACCACGTCATCGTCCGTGAGGACAACGTCGATGTCGTTCGCCTAGTCGAAGACTACGAGATGATCATCAAGGAAGCTATCATCAAGGGATACATCGAGGTGAGATTTACTGCCCAGCTCATagaattgtaataaaattaagaaatttataaattctagtattcattacatattttttttacagatcAACAATGTCAAGTTTGAGCTCATCAAGCCTGAGGATGTCGAATACCTGGGCAGATTAATCTACGGAAAGATCGAGAAAACCGACCTTGACAAGACTCGCTTCGATGCTTACCGCTACCTTCTCATCATCATGAAATCCGCCATTGGCCTCAACACGATGAAGTCTGACAAGTAAGTtcctttaataattaattaatggtaggtaacttaaaataaaataacgggTGTAGGATTGAATTATTTAAGTCACACAATCAGTACTCAAcagaaatttatattttcaggtACTTCGTGATGCCAACACTCCTCGACAGCTACCAGACCGCTCTCCGTGACCCTGTCTTCTGGCGTCTTCAAAAGAGGATCGTCGACTTCTTGATTCTGTTCAAGAGGCGTCTGCCTTACTACACAAGGGAGGAACTGCAATTCCAAGGAGTGAAGATTGAGAAGGTTGTCGTTGATAAACTTATCACATACTTCGATGACTACTTCATGGACATGACTAACGCCGTTATGCTAACCGACGAAGAGTTGAAGAAAACCACTTCTGACATGACATTCTTGGTTCGCAAGCGCCGTCTCAATCACGAACCCTTCAAAGTAACCCTCGATGTTTACTCAGACAAGGCCACCGACTGTGTTGTGAGAATTTTCCTGGGACCGAAAAAGGATGTTCACGGACGTCTGATCGACTTCAACAGGAACCGTCTCAACTTTGTGGAGTTGGACACCTTCGTGTACAAACTGGACACCGGCAAGAACACCATCGTCAGGGACTCTGTGGACATGCACAACTTGGTGCGTGACCGCGTCATGACCCATGACTTCTGGAAGAAGCTCGACCACGCCAGTGACATCAAGCAGCTGTACATCAAGGACCTCAGGAACTACAACACCGGCTTCCCGACCAGGCTGCTCCTGCCCAAGGGTCGCGTGGGAGGCATGGAGATGATGCTGTACTGCATCGTATCACCGCTGAAGATCGTCGAGAACGTGGACCAGACTCTGATCAGAGACACCACCCGCAAGGACTTCCTGGTGAACTTCAGATCCACGGTGTTGTTGGACAAGATGCCGCTCGGGTTCCCGCTGGACCGGTTCGTGGACGTGTCCCGGTTCTTCACCAGCAACATGAAGCTGGTCGACGTGGTGGTGTACCACAAGAAGAAGGTGTGCGACATGAAGAGCCGCTGGGAGAAGTTCGTGCTGAGGGACTACAACATGGTGGACCGGACGCCCATCGACGCCGGCACTTACTTCACCGACTTCGTGGAAGTGGACACCGACATCCGCCGTAAGGACCGCTTCCGCGACGACAGCCTCGAGCATCTGTAAATGATCCACCTCAGTGATAAACCGAACGGCTAACACTTTAACTTATGAAATGTCATGATTACAAACGAGCTAAcaagcatattttttattacagaaAAAGAATATCAAGTATGATATGTgacaatatttattaaagcaagtatttaaaatataataattttgttttcactTTAAATCGTCATCCACCTGGTATGGACATTATAGATTAAATTAGATACAATGTTGATAATAATCAATTAGTTCTTAAGGCTCGAAAAATTTATACTTTACATACCTAGTTGCATTTTGCCATAATAATCTGAGACCCAAGTTTGCATAATTTAAAAGGACGTGTTTTATAGGATAACTTCGCAAAGAACAGAATAATAGAATGTACTATGTGGCATAGAAAATAGTCTATTTACCTCAGATCAACTACAAGCTATTTACCAAAAAAGTCATGTGACTAACATTACtctgttaaatttatttttttccaattttttAGAACAACCCCCTAAGAACACCTGTAAAATAgagtttattaattaaaatttataggtCGCTCGATGTGAAATTCAAATAAATCACATAAAGCCGGGTCCAGACTTATCATTTGCCCGATCCGATCACCGTATCCGTAATTCCGTATCGTCGACGCGTATCAAGATCGCATATATGTGGACCACACGAATTGTTGATTTCAGCTTCACAGTAAAGTTAAGTTGAGAATGTCACGATAAATAGAGAGGAGAGTATGAAATTAATTATCGTCCACTTtccatatataattattaacataCTACCTAGTATTTTATGTACATCAGCAAAAGATATCGGATAgaccacagcgctggttttcagctggagCTCAATTCCCGAGGTCCGGAGAAAAAGGGCGGAATTTGAGATAGATCTACGTTTGATGTCTCCCCTAAAATTTCCGATTCAAATCCCGGAACTAGGCTCTAACTGGTGATTaaacaaactaaaataattataattataattgattATGATCAttagtataattataagtagttaggtagtagGTCACCGCCCTcaaattttctttacttttatttctttatgttgtaggttgcctgtaagagcttttactgtcactgtcaaaatgtaaggcaaatgacaatgggcgttttgggacctatgtccaataaagacgagattttcaagtgagcaaaaaaagtattatgacgacaaatccgtataagttgtccattttgaaatatattcgtcggaaggaagtatttttctatggcattgcactctctcttctgatgacagttagggcgtaatacacgtaaacacgtattattgaaattggaaaaattactttaaacaaatataatattatatgaaatatgatcattttgttataaaaattcaaaataaatgtgaaaaactaacaaaaacattaaaattacagaaataaaatataaaaactttcaaggtacgattattctaattggacagtaaatcaagactaacgcttccgttattcatattctgcaaaaaaataccttttcaacgacgtatcactcatttctattggtgctggtcccagcttccatatatttgtgcccatcatcatttgaTAGTTCCAAAAGTAACTACGTAGTCACTAGATTGGcgttgttttttttcatatgtttgtgtagtatcgaaTATAGTAAGTATCGAATTGTCACGTTAGCCCGTCATAGGACCTCAGTTGTACATATCCAACAGCGGTAATTTACCAACCATGGGCTGAGAATTATCTCGGTAGGTATGTAAGGCTATGTAGGTATCTCTCTTGGTAAATTTGCGTTACATTCGTTCTGGAACATATTAAGCTTATTAGATACTCAAAATCTGAAGAGAAATGTCTTCATAGCGCGCGTCCTGCCCTCCAACCCCCTGAAGCTATGACCTTAGattagaaataaattataataattttaatttaaaaaaatgtggaTGACGATGAAGATGGATGAAGAGTGCATAGTACAGAGTGGTGTAGCGCTCCTTGGACTAGGCCTATGAACAGATACCGTACCATCACCGActttagcaattaacaatccattaGCAGCGTCGCTCGGCTGTCAGATATCTGTCAGAAAATCATACTATtaacgtcagatttgacaagcgagcgatGCTGCTTAAGGTGTCAATAAGGTTAAAAAACACGAGATGATGATTTTTGAGTTCAGGCTCCTAATATAAACACTTTTTCTGACTTTACCATTGAACAACGCTGATTGATACGGACTTTACTAACTAACCTAAtcgtttaatatttttcaccATTTTTCGTTGACTGATTTAAAACTTTATCGGTGTTATCAGTTTTTCAGTTTGCGTCAGTCCTCCCCTGCCAATAAACATTCTGCTGTTGACAGCTGCCGACAGCTCGAAATATCGATAGGCGTCGTTGTAGCCACGTGACTACGTCGGAGCACGATATCCCCTGTTTTAGAACTGCCAACTGTTTCTGTCAATTTTTGTGTAACAGGATTACAATTCTGTCCCTTGTTACATAACTTGAAAagtttagtaggtacctatgataTTCATTTACACCATTAGGTAAATCAATGGTTTGTTCCTGAGGGCAAACATATGCACTGAGTTGCTTCCCTTTTAGTCTGATTCAACACACACATTTCGCCTCttaatttaactatacctacctctatctattattattatattattattggtgCCGCATCAAGTTTTGTTTGGGAAAACTAGACGGCAGAATTGATCGTGAATGTTACGGTCGCCACAGACAGTGAATACTCGCTTGAGGCGAGTACGTTACAAGTTGATTATTCAGCATGCCATGCCATCGACTCGCTGTAATGACATGCCGAATATTGAACTTCTTACGTGCCTACATTACATAGCAATGACCACAAAGCAAAATTATATCTCTATCATTTTACATAGAATATTCATATAACGTACCCAATTAATTTCAAAGGACAGCAAAGTAATACAAGTAAGAATTctttcatatatatttttattaaaatatatcacAATACATTGATGTTGTATTTAAATAGGTTTATAATACAGTTATTCCTAGAATAAATAGTTTTGTTAGCAGTATGAACtgtgacatatttttatttttttaatgcttTACTGGTATTTGAGAATCGTTAGGTGGTCAAGCCATTAAAGTATTTGAGTTGAATTGCTTTGGTTTGTGTAGCTTGGTTTACAGTCTTTCCATACTGTCGTCACGGATGCGGTCGCTGCGGTTGATGTCTGTGTCAACCTCGACGAAGTCAGAGTAGGTGTGGTCCACGTCCATGTGCATCTTGTCGAAGAAGTTGTAGTTGTAGTTCTTCAACACATACTTCTCCCAGCGAGTCTTCATGTCACAGACCATCTTCTTGTGGAAGATCTTGACCTCGACAATCTTCATGTTGGGGGTGAAGAACCTGGCGACGTCAATGTGACGGTCAAGTGGGTAGCCGAGAGCCATCTTGTCCAGAAGCACAGTAGACCTGTACTGAACGAGGAAGTCCTTACGGGTCGTGTCTCTGATGAGGGTCTGGTCAACGTTCTCGACAATACGCAGGGGAGAAACAATGCAGTAGAGCATGAATTCCATGccaccgacgtgacccttagGTAGGAGCAGCCTAGTGGGGAAGCCAGTGTTGTAGTTCTTCAGGTCTCTGATGTACAATTGATGAATGTCTCCAACGGTATCGAGCTTCTTCCACCAGTCGTGAGTGAAGACGCGGTCGCGCACCAAGTTATGCATGTCCATGGAATCTCTGACAATTACATTCTTGCCTGTGTTTAGTTTGTAAACGAATGTGTCCAGCTCGACAAAGTTCAGGCGGTTCCTGTTGATGTCAATCAAACGTCCGTAGACATCCTTCTTAGGTCCGAGGAAGATCCTGACTACGCAGTCTGTCGTCTTGTCAGACAAAACTTCGAATGTTACCTTGAAAGGCTGGTGGTTAAGGCGGCGTTTGCGTACTAGGAATTTCATGTCAGTCTTGGTCTTCTTCAGTTCCTCGTCAGAAAGCATAACAGCGTTGGTCATGTCCATCATGTATTCGTCGAAGTAAGTGACAAGTTTGTCAACCACAATGTTGTCGATCTTGACTCCGGGGAAGTGGAGCTCTTCCCTGGTGTAGCAAGGCAGGCGCCTCTTGAATAAGATCAAGAAGTCAACAATCCTCTTCTGAAGACGCCAGAATACAGGGTCACGCAGGGCAGTCTGGTAGCTGTCCAGCAGTGTCGGCATGACGAAGTAtctgaaaaataaatgtaaagttataaaaattaatattttactatcgTTTTATCGTATTCTAAACTTGACTCAGACAAatcctaaaaaatatatattacttataGGTTTAAAAGCAATAAAGGTGTTGTAATAGGCTAAGTTTTtgtcaataaatatattctattctaaggTAACCCTGTATTTCCTGTAAGTCGTTgatgttgtaattttatacttacttgtcAGATTTGAAGGTGTTAAGTCCAATAACGGATTTCATGATGATAAGCAAGTAGCGGTAAGCGTCGTAGCGTGTCTTGTCAAGGTCAGTCTTCTCAAGCTTTCCAAAGATAAGTCTGCCGAGATGTTCAACATCCTCAGGTTTGTTGAGCTCTAGTCTTATGCCGTTAATctgaaaaagaagaaaatataattatgatttctGTTTAGGTACATTATGATTGAACAAAAGTTTGGCTTAAATGGATGGATTAATTGAcataaaaattaagaaatttcgtatcaaaattattaaaaggatattttaatttgaaaataataataacttaggTACCTCAATGTAGCCCTTGAAAATGGCCTCCTTGATAATCTTTTCACAGGTTTCAACCAAAGTGATAATGTCAACGTTGTCATCGCGAACAATGACGTGGTTGTTCCACCTCATGGGGATCTGAACACCGTTGTGCAGGGTCATCCAGGGCACGAATCCCTTCTTGATGGGTTTGTTCCAGGACAGGGTAGTAATCTCGCCCAAACCGTTGGAAAGACGTTCAAGGTAATGCCTGGCAAGCAGTTGCTGCATCATGTATAAACAGATTTCTCCACGCCTTATTTTGGTGAAATCGTTCCTGAAGATGTCATCCCTCATCCAGAACGGATAGTCAGCATGGAAGTAGTAATAGTAGGTGTTTAGGTCAATGTCTTCCGTGAAGTAGCGGAGCTTGTCGTCGTAGTTCAGGTAAACTCGTTTGTCATAAATGTTCTCATCGATCACATAGACATCTTTGTCGGTCTTCTTGATACCGTAGAACTCGCAGAGCTTGGGGTCGAGAAGTCCCCTCTTCATCTTGAGCTTGTAGGCCTTCTGGATGACATCAGCACGGACGAAGTAGTACGGGTAGATTTCGTATGGAGGAGGCAGGATGATGCCGCGGCAGTCCTCGCGGTGGCGACAGGCCACAGTGAGCGCGTAGACAAACATGCCCTCGTTCAGGTAGAGACGCATCCAGCAGGCAGTCTTGAGGAAGGTGGTGAAGTCC is part of the Plutella xylostella chromosome 3, ilPluXylo3.1, whole genome shotgun sequence genome and encodes:
- the LOC105388119 gene encoding basic juvenile hormone-suppressible protein 2-like precursor (The RefSeq protein has 5 substitutions compared to this genomic sequence), with translation MRAAGLILLGLAAMAAAGTVTDIDRSTDMTTMDIKTKQMWILKLLNHIMQPCMYKEIVDIGKNFKIEDCTDCYVKTEVVKKFIDCMKVGMLPRGEIFTLHVDRQMKEVVKAFHLLYFAKDFTTFLKTACWMRLYLNEGMFVYALTVACRHREDCRGIILPPPYEIYPYYFVRADVIQKAYKLKMKRGLLDAKLCEFYGIKKTDKDVYVIDENIYDKRVYLNYDDKLRYFTEDIDLNTYYYYFHADYPFWMRDDIFRNDFTKIRRGEICLYMMQQLLARHYLERLSNGLGEITTLSWNKPIKKGFVPWMTLHNGVQIPMRWNNHVIVRDDNVDIITLVETCEKIIKEAIFKGYIEINGIRLELNKPEDVEHLGRLIFGKLEKTDLDKTRYDAYRYLLIIMKSVIGLNTFKSDKYFVMPTLLDSYQTALRDPVFWRLQKRIVDFLILFKRRLPCYTREELHFPGVKIDNIVVDKLVTYFDDYMMDMTNAVMLSDEELKKTKTDMKFLVRKRRLNHQPFKVTFEVLSDKTTDCVIRIFLGPKKDVYGRLIDINRNRLNFVELDTFVYKLNTGKNVIVRDSMDMHNLVRDRVFTHDWWKKLDTVGDIHQLYIRDLKNYNTGFPTRLLLPKGHVGGMEFMLYCIVSPLRIVENVDQTLIRDTTRKDFLVQYRSTVLLDKMALGYPLDRHIDVARFFTPNMKIVEVKIFHKKMVCDMKTRWEKYVLKNYNYNFFDKMHMDVDHTYSDFVEVDTDINRSDRIRDDSMERL
- the LOC105388121 gene encoding basic juvenile hormone-suppressible protein 2 → MEKNINSLLTRLVFIVIYCSPIDGTDLNNLDIYEKQKFIFQLLEYVTEPVHYENIKNVSMFFDIQKQVDKYNKIEDVKWFLKIRREKSLSRGELFCIFNIYHAQEAVASFNVLHGAKDFSTFLTTACWMRRNINELVFVYSFSLAVRHRKDCVGLVLPPIYEIYPFTFVAAATQESISRYFMTSNNAETVVFKATLPVNDGSENVNLKYFTEDIGLNTFYYNFHLDYPFWMTDEVYGLNIDRRGELYIHLHRQLLARYNLERQSNQLCSVPSFNPTQVVERVFDSPLMFHNGFTMPSRFMDLDMLKYKYELVKDLEFLEYQIRETVFREHFVNCDGNKIDFQQKEAIEALGRRIYGNLRQSNDKLEHDLEYTTRALLSFSMKISQRSEIPTAGIQYYEATLRDPIFWELQTYLMVLLEKVIQKKPIYRREHLYNYGVDITNVSVTPLLTYFDENVFDISHIYKVPNRPTGTESENVNIFYKKKQLNSVPFNISITIHSAKSEQSVLRIFLGPSSDCESNMIGFDENFRNYIEIDSVMFNLKPGNNTIERQSENFSTLFRSQNISKLGLNEAISYKFNGNQYQNSFTGFPANLILPKGLKFGLRLQLFVMVSPLYQKFTVENSVDQFKRKRVCRYTLCLDDRSLGFPFDRYWDNVSGNLYPNMKLTNVFVFHKNNI
- the LOC105388120 gene encoding basic juvenile hormone-suppressible protein 2-like, which produces MRAACFVLFALAAAASASPAFDSNDYETKLTTTMDIKTKQIWLLKLLNHILQPVMYKEVEEIGKNFKIEDHVDFYSKSDVVKRFVNCMKIGMLPRGEIFTLHVDRQMKEVISAFHLLYYAKDFTTFLKTACWMRLYLNEGMFVYALTVACRHREDCRGIILPPPYEIYPYYFVRADVIQKAYKLKMKRGLLDPKLCEFYGIKKTDKDVYVIDENVYDKRVYLNRDDKLRYFTEDIDLNTYYYYFHVDYPFWMRDDIFRNDFTKTRRGEICLYMMQQLLARHYLERLSNGLGEITTLSWNKPIKKGFVPWMALHNGVQLPMRWNNHVIVREDNVDVVRLVEDYEMIIKEAIIKGYIEINNVKFELIKPEDVEYLGRLIYGKIEKTDLDKTRFDAYRYLLIIMKSAIGLNTMKSDKYFVMPTLLDSYQTALRDPVFWRLQKRIVDFLILFKRRLPYYTREELQFQGVKIEKVVVDKLITYFDDYFMDMTNAVMLTDEELKKTTSDMTFLVRKRRLNHEPFKVTLDVYSDKATDCVVRIFLGPKKDVHGRLIDFNRNRLNFVELDTFVYKLDTGKNTIVRDSVDMHNLVRDRVMTHDFWKKLDHASDIKQLYIKDLRNYNTGFPTRLLLPKGRVGGMEMMLYCIVSPLKIVENVDQTLIRDTTRKDFLVNFRSTVLLDKMPLGFPLDRFVDVSRFFTSNMKLVDVVVYHKKKVCDMKSRWEKFVLRDYNMVDRTPIDAGTYFTDFVEVDTDIRRKDRFRDDSLEHL